In Ignavibacteriota bacterium, one genomic interval encodes:
- a CDS encoding T9SS type A sorting domain-containing protein — translation MGATYYRLKQIDLGGAVHYTDPVQVAGVTGVTEGQRPSSYDLGQAYPNPFNPSTRIRYAVPEAARVRIGVYNQLGQQVRTLVNEFQEAGMYEITLNADGLPSGVYVYRMESGMFVDARKVVLLR, via the coding sequence GTGGGCGCAACGTACTACCGGTTGAAGCAGATCGACCTCGGTGGGGCGGTGCATTACACCGATCCGGTGCAGGTTGCAGGGGTGACCGGCGTCACGGAAGGTCAGCGGCCGTCTTCGTATGATCTTGGCCAGGCATATCCGAACCCGTTCAATCCCTCCACACGCATTCGCTATGCGGTGCCGGAGGCGGCGCGGGTGCGCATTGGCGTCTACAATCAATTGGGCCAGCAGGTTCGTACCCTCGTGAACGAGTTCCAGGAAGCGGGGATGTATGAGATCACGCTCAATGCAGACGGCCTTCCGAGCGGCGTGTATGTGTACCGCATGGAAAGCGGGATGTTTGTCGATGCCAGAAAAGTTGTTCTTTTACGGTGA
- a CDS encoding T9SS type A sorting domain-containing protein, whose protein sequence is MSAGDAGGEGPFSSVRAFSTLFPAPTLLSPAPGATGQPLSITLQWNKVNGALRYHLQLASDSAFTAFIKNDTTITDSVRLVPGLTNSTWYYWRVAAKTNTVTGPFSVTRTFRTIGVMPGAVTLVAPAMDSKFKPDSVRFTWRRATSATRYTLEVGLDSLFQVHLVDSTLTDSTKVVHGLLLNAKVWWKVRGGTAEGWGPFSEVRRLSMDGTTGLQANSEIPGSYALNQNYPNPFNPSTMIAYDLPAAGTMRLEVFNMLGESVGLLVDEYRTAGHHEVRFNADGLSSGTYFYRMTANGTVITRRMLLLR, encoded by the coding sequence GTGAGCGCGGGCGATGCCGGTGGGGAAGGCCCGTTCTCTTCGGTGCGGGCGTTCTCGACGCTGTTCCCGGCACCAACGCTGCTGAGTCCGGCTCCCGGCGCGACCGGACAGCCTCTGAGCATCACGCTGCAGTGGAACAAGGTGAATGGCGCGCTCCGGTATCACCTGCAGTTGGCCTCGGATAGCGCGTTCACTGCATTCATCAAGAATGATACGACCATCACGGATTCCGTCCGGCTGGTCCCCGGTCTCACCAACAGCACGTGGTACTACTGGCGTGTGGCCGCAAAGACCAACACCGTGACGGGCCCGTTCTCGGTCACCCGAACGTTCCGGACCATCGGTGTCATGCCCGGGGCGGTGACCCTCGTTGCCCCGGCGATGGACAGCAAGTTCAAGCCGGACAGCGTTCGGTTCACCTGGCGGCGGGCAACGAGCGCAACCCGTTACACTCTCGAAGTGGGGCTCGATTCCCTGTTCCAGGTCCATCTGGTGGATTCAACTCTCACAGATAGCACGAAAGTGGTGCATGGACTTCTGCTGAATGCAAAGGTCTGGTGGAAGGTCCGGGGCGGAACTGCTGAGGGTTGGGGACCGTTCAGTGAAGTGCGGCGGCTTTCGATGGATGGGACGACCGGTCTCCAGGCGAACTCGGAGATACCGGGGTCGTACGCTCTGAACCAGAACTACCCGAATCCGTTCAACCCGTCCACCATGATCGCCTACGATCTGCCGGCGGCCGGCACGATGCGCCTCGAGGTGTTCAATATGCTGGGCGAATCTGTGGGACTGCTGGTGGATGAGTACCGGACGGCGGGGCACCATGAGGTGCGGTTCAATGCCGATGGGTTGTCGAGCGGTACGTATTTCTACAGGATGACGGCGAACGGGACGGTGATCACGCGGCGGATGCTCTTGCTGCGCTGA
- a CDS encoding T9SS type A sorting domain-containing protein, which produces MKHVIVFLLALTLTGAAFATTVDGRVVEVTNNGSVYSVQIQLKVDVAAGLGGATLSLSFDNASLSIPATPVSGADFTFHAYSGGSYSVASVTRPAANRVTANIEFNGGTSTLVNTTYTDVVTITFSVLNAAGASNMVWVTTQAIAEDQFTSWTVGTFTGLNSNPLPIQLASFTAALQQAGGAVQLKWSTASETNNYGFEVQKTLDSSNVYETIANSFIAGNGTSVETHSYSFTDSDVKPGVWYYRLKQTDLDGTVHYSDKIQAGSVTGVADRPLPTVFALDQNYPNPFNPSTTIDFALPKDARVSLDVYNVIGQRVASLVNEVLQAGYHSVRFNAGQLASGLYIYRIAAGEVTMVKKMMLTK; this is translated from the coding sequence ATGAAGCATGTCATTGTATTCCTGCTCGCACTTACGTTGACAGGTGCAGCCTTCGCCACGACCGTCGATGGTCGGGTTGTTGAAGTCACGAACAACGGATCAGTGTATAGCGTGCAGATACAGCTGAAGGTGGACGTCGCTGCGGGTTTAGGGGGTGCCACCCTTTCGCTGTCCTTCGACAATGCAAGCCTTTCGATTCCGGCAACCCCTGTTTCCGGGGCCGACTTCACCTTCCACGCATACTCGGGTGGTTCTTATTCTGTGGCATCGGTCACGCGGCCGGCTGCCAACCGGGTTACTGCGAATATTGAGTTCAATGGTGGAACGTCGACCCTCGTCAATACCACGTACACGGACGTGGTGACGATCACGTTCAGCGTTCTCAATGCTGCTGGTGCCTCGAACATGGTGTGGGTCACGACTCAGGCGATCGCGGAAGATCAGTTCACTTCTTGGACCGTTGGCACGTTCACGGGTCTGAATTCCAATCCCCTCCCCATCCAGCTCGCTTCCTTCACCGCCGCTCTCCAGCAGGCAGGCGGTGCGGTGCAGCTGAAATGGTCTACCGCCTCCGAAACCAACAACTATGGCTTCGAAGTGCAGAAGACCCTCGACAGCTCCAATGTGTACGAGACGATCGCGAACAGCTTCATCGCCGGCAACGGCACCTCCGTGGAAACGCACTCGTACTCCTTCACGGATAGCGATGTGAAGCCCGGCGTGTGGTACTATCGCCTGAAGCAGACGGATCTGGACGGCACGGTGCACTACAGCGACAAGATCCAGGCAGGCAGCGTGACCGGCGTTGCTGACCGCCCCCTGCCCACCGTATTCGCTCTGGACCAGAACTATCCGAACCCGTTCAACCCGTCCACGACCATCGACTTCGCTCTGCCGAAGGATGCCCGTGTGAGCCTCGACGTCTATAACGTGATCGGGCAGCGTGTGGCCTCCCTCGTAAATGAGGTCCTTCAGGCTGGCTATCACAGCGTCCGGTTCAACGCGGGCCAGCTCGCCAGCGGTCTGTATATCTACCGCATTGCCGCAGGTGAGGTGACGATGGTCAAAAAGATGATGCTGACCAAGTAG
- a CDS encoding glycosyltransferase — protein MPRVTIGMPVYNGERFIVEALDSIMAQTYKDLELVISDNGSTDATEEICRRYAAKDPRVRYYREDVNRGATWNYNRLVDLAKGEFFKWAAHDDLITPDYIEKCVDVLDRDPGVVLACTDDQDIDEEGGHVDARRYSHIPSAERGSSDQASKRFRRLIRDDYDCEQVFGLYRTDLLRRTRMIQSYTDSDRTLLAEIGLYGRLFEIPERLFLHRQHGGSSCKANPISGGWHERAAWFDPRLSGKALFSRWRQFREYIDAIVKSRLPISEKAASFFWLLAYQRGRLKGLFRELIIGLRFLLGPKQS, from the coding sequence ATGCCCCGCGTCACCATCGGCATGCCCGTGTACAATGGCGAACGCTTCATCGTCGAAGCGCTCGATTCCATCATGGCACAAACATACAAGGATCTCGAACTGGTGATCTCGGACAATGGGTCCACGGATGCGACCGAGGAGATCTGCCGCAGGTATGCCGCGAAGGATCCCCGTGTCCGGTACTACCGCGAGGATGTGAACCGGGGTGCCACGTGGAACTATAACCGACTGGTTGATCTCGCGAAGGGCGAGTTCTTCAAGTGGGCGGCGCATGATGACCTCATCACGCCGGACTACATCGAGAAGTGCGTCGACGTCCTCGACCGTGATCCCGGCGTCGTGCTGGCCTGCACGGATGATCAGGATATCGATGAGGAGGGGGGCCACGTCGATGCACGCCGGTACAGCCACATCCCGAGTGCGGAGAGGGGATCGTCCGACCAGGCATCGAAACGGTTCCGCAGGCTCATCAGAGATGACTATGATTGCGAACAGGTCTTCGGGCTCTATCGCACCGACCTTCTGCGCCGCACACGCATGATCCAGAGTTACACAGATTCTGACCGCACGCTGCTCGCGGAGATCGGCCTCTATGGACGGCTCTTCGAGATCCCGGAGCGCCTGTTCCTGCACCGGCAGCATGGAGGTTCCTCCTGTAAGGCGAATCCCATCTCCGGCGGATGGCACGAGCGGGCTGCATGGTTCGACCCGCGGCTCTCAGGGAAGGCGTTGTTCTCCCGGTGGAGACAATTCCGGGAGTACATCGATGCCATCGTCAAGTCCCGGCTCCCGATCTCGGAAAAGGCTGCTAGCTTCTTCTGGCTCCTGGCGTATCAGCGGGGCAGACTCAAAGGACTGTTCCGGGAGCTCATCATCGGCTTGCGATTCCTCCTCGGCCCTAAACAGTCGTAA
- a CDS encoding glycosyltransferase family 2 protein — MTDIRFSVVIPTYNRARLIGRAVASVLEQSHACDEILVVDDGSSDRTQEIVRDMGGKVRLILQEHGGPSRARNRGVREAASDWIAFLDSDDVWYKDHLEHIADAIVRTEGQAALYFCDAEYDYGTYRSGYWATIGYAPGAFVDLIRSASDIAMRGTHPMLLPFTVIQREAYLRYGGLWEELWAAEDTHLFIRMCLHEAICAVTSVGGVVTADEADPANRLTIEHDSGTVKRWNGFVRLYQHLLATEKDASPVVRREFERRLALGYWRIARLNWHERKGESCLALLSSLRTDATVVPGVMRDAWERWRRGV; from the coding sequence GTGACAGATATCCGCTTCAGCGTCGTCATTCCCACCTACAATCGTGCCCGCCTCATCGGGCGGGCGGTCGCCTCCGTGCTGGAACAGTCCCACGCGTGTGACGAGATCCTCGTTGTGGATGATGGATCCAGCGATCGAACGCAGGAGATCGTCCGTGATATGGGCGGAAAGGTGCGTCTGATCCTTCAGGAGCACGGGGGACCGTCACGCGCACGGAATCGGGGAGTGCGGGAGGCCGCATCGGATTGGATCGCGTTCCTTGATTCGGATGACGTATGGTACAAGGACCATCTGGAGCATATCGCCGATGCGATCGTCCGGACAGAGGGACAGGCCGCGCTGTACTTCTGCGACGCGGAGTACGACTATGGGACGTACCGGTCAGGGTATTGGGCAACCATTGGCTATGCCCCTGGCGCCTTTGTGGACCTGATACGTTCCGCTTCCGACATCGCAATGCGCGGGACACACCCCATGCTGCTTCCCTTCACGGTCATCCAGAGGGAAGCGTATCTCCGATATGGGGGCCTCTGGGAAGAACTCTGGGCAGCGGAGGATACACATCTCTTCATTCGTATGTGCCTGCATGAGGCGATCTGTGCTGTGACCAGTGTGGGTGGCGTCGTAACCGCAGACGAAGCGGACCCGGCGAACCGCCTGACGATCGAGCATGATTCCGGCACCGTGAAGAGGTGGAACGGTTTCGTCCGTCTGTACCAACACCTCCTGGCGACCGAGAAGGACGCTTCCCCCGTTGTGCGGCGCGAGTTCGAGCGGCGCCTCGCACTCGGCTACTGGCGAATCGCGCGTCTCAACTGGCATGAACGCAAAGGAGAGTCCTGTCTGGCACTGCTTTCGTCCCTGCGGACGGATGCGACGGTCGTTCCCGGGGTCATGCGTGATGCGTGGGAGCGCTGGCGCCGCGGCGTGTGA
- a CDS encoding glycosyltransferase — MDLSVVIIARNEEATIGRSLEVLGRELAGLTREIILVDSASTDRTIEIARVRPVRIVHLQPGPLLSPAAGRYIGTLVSTGEFILFLDGDMILIPGWIERALKELEDTRLAAIVGRLYWVRPGEDLSLDHPDDVQFGPIGGNAPSYGLYRRTVLDRSGTFNPYIKGEEEIELGFMIMQEGFELRRIDVPMVYHIDKPRDARAIQRKAQYFAGTGQILRRYAGTELWRRLIRNSFHVFAQQAALCAPLIGALIAVVAGAYTLAGIILLTSAAGVTALALWKGPTKVFLYIRSMVLISRYMVLGFLQGLPDGRGFEERIRYTITEPTH; from the coding sequence ATGGATCTCAGCGTCGTCATCATCGCCCGGAATGAAGAGGCCACGATCGGCAGGAGTCTTGAGGTGCTGGGCCGTGAGCTTGCCGGCCTCACCCGTGAGATCATCCTTGTGGATTCGGCCTCGACCGACCGGACCATTGAGATCGCGCGCGTGCGCCCTGTCCGGATCGTCCATCTGCAACCCGGTCCCCTCCTCTCACCTGCCGCCGGACGGTACATCGGAACGTTGGTCAGCACAGGAGAGTTCATCCTCTTTCTGGACGGCGATATGATCCTTATCCCCGGGTGGATCGAGCGGGCGCTGAAAGAACTCGAGGACACCCGGCTCGCGGCGATCGTGGGCAGGCTCTATTGGGTCCGACCGGGGGAAGATCTCTCACTCGATCATCCCGATGACGTTCAATTCGGACCGATCGGGGGCAATGCCCCTTCGTACGGTCTCTACCGCAGAACGGTGCTTGACCGGAGCGGGACATTCAATCCGTACATCAAGGGTGAGGAGGAGATCGAACTTGGATTCATGATCATGCAGGAGGGCTTCGAACTTCGACGGATCGATGTTCCCATGGTCTATCATATCGATAAGCCCCGGGATGCCAGGGCCATTCAACGGAAGGCACAGTACTTCGCGGGTACGGGACAGATCCTTCGCCGCTACGCAGGGACGGAGCTCTGGCGCCGGCTCATCCGCAATTCGTTTCACGTCTTTGCCCAACAGGCGGCACTCTGCGCCCCACTCATCGGCGCCCTCATCGCAGTGGTCGCCGGCGCATATACACTTGCCGGGATCATACTCCTGACATCCGCCGCCGGGGTGACGGCGCTTGCCCTCTGGAAGGGACCGACGAAGGTGTTCCTGTACATCCGGTCGATGGTCCTGATCTCCCGGTACATGGTCCTCGGATTCCTTCAAGGACTTCCGGACGGAAGGGGATTCGAAGAACGGATCCGGTATACGATCACGGAGCCCACCCACTAG
- a CDS encoding lipopolysaccharide biosynthesis protein, with product MTADLKQKTFNGTMIMGGVNITLRVITMVSSVLLMNVLDVDDFGIMGTAMIVLYTTNLFAGLGLTSALIQSQANRAQVAFQSFLVTAGVGVLLFVIIYLNVDTFAALLGKPAIAPILVWLAPLVIIGGLGMVPDALMQKQMMFSRISLIVIVSELTYIGLAVGLAYAGYGLWSLVYAILTKSLLVLILGWILTPGWEWITPRPWDGALMKRLLSFGLQSTGGGIATFIYSLIDVTAVARWLGTTQLGFYQKSFDFTSRTVDGLNGVLGSVLLPSYVLIQADSERLSRAYLKSLRLISFIIVPVALGMLIVAPEMVATFLEPRWEPMVIPFQVLCVASMIKPLSATTSVLFTSTGKPGYNLKAGIVVILVLVPMIVLLLPYGIVGVAFAVLTAQLLGFAYNIYQVGLVLDRTASRMPAAIAPSLVAAGLMLAGVMAMKGVLSQFGIVLATIPAVIVLVAGGGIVYSVVLYLMQRNLVREVVGLALTRFRPNAAHSS from the coding sequence GTGACCGCTGATCTGAAACAAAAGACCTTCAATGGGACCATGATCATGGGTGGCGTGAATATCACGCTGCGCGTCATCACTATGGTCTCGAGCGTTCTGCTGATGAACGTCCTCGATGTCGATGATTTCGGCATCATGGGGACGGCCATGATCGTTCTGTATACGACCAACCTGTTCGCCGGCCTGGGGTTGACCTCCGCGCTGATCCAGAGTCAGGCCAACAGGGCGCAGGTCGCCTTCCAGTCGTTCCTGGTCACCGCCGGCGTGGGCGTCCTCCTGTTCGTCATCATCTACCTCAACGTGGACACCTTTGCTGCGCTGCTCGGCAAACCGGCGATCGCTCCCATTCTTGTCTGGCTGGCGCCGCTGGTGATCATCGGCGGGCTCGGCATGGTACCGGATGCGCTGATGCAGAAACAGATGATGTTCTCACGCATCAGCCTGATCGTGATCGTTTCCGAGCTTACGTATATTGGCCTGGCGGTCGGACTTGCGTACGCCGGCTACGGCCTGTGGAGCCTGGTGTATGCGATACTCACGAAATCCCTTCTCGTACTGATCCTGGGTTGGATCCTGACACCGGGCTGGGAATGGATCACGCCCCGCCCGTGGGATGGTGCGCTGATGAAAAGACTCCTCTCCTTCGGGCTGCAGTCGACCGGCGGCGGGATCGCGACGTTCATTTACTCCCTGATCGATGTCACCGCGGTGGCACGATGGCTCGGGACCACCCAACTCGGATTCTATCAGAAGTCCTTCGATTTCACCAGCCGGACGGTGGATGGCCTGAACGGAGTTCTCGGTTCAGTCCTGCTCCCGTCCTATGTGCTGATCCAGGCCGACTCCGAGCGGCTGTCCCGTGCATATCTGAAAAGCCTGCGCCTCATCTCGTTCATTATCGTTCCCGTTGCGCTCGGCATGCTCATCGTTGCACCCGAGATGGTGGCGACATTCCTGGAACCACGATGGGAACCTATGGTCATCCCGTTCCAGGTCCTCTGCGTCGCAAGCATGATCAAGCCGCTCTCCGCGACGACGTCTGTTCTGTTCACCTCCACCGGCAAGCCCGGTTACAACCTGAAGGCCGGTATTGTGGTCATCCTTGTTCTGGTACCGATGATCGTCCTCCTGTTGCCCTACGGCATTGTCGGCGTCGCCTTTGCTGTGTTGACGGCGCAATTGCTCGGGTTCGCGTACAACATCTATCAGGTCGGACTCGTCCTCGACCGGACCGCTTCGCGAATGCCGGCCGCCATCGCGCCCTCACTGGTCGCCGCCGGACTTATGCTTGCAGGTGTCATGGCAATGAAAGGTGTCCTGTCGCAGTTCGGGATCGTTCTTGCCACCATCCCCGCCGTCATCGTTCTTGTCGCCGGCGGTGGTATCGTGTACAGTGTCGTCCTGTATCTTATGCAGCGGAACCTCGTTCGTGAGGTCGTAGGCCTTGCGCTCACCCGTTTCCGCCCCAATGCCGCCCATTCATCATAG
- a CDS encoding methyltransferase domain-containing protein — protein MTVFYEVRGVPVNSVLLLPSREEAVNFPKGDIVLGFCESCGFIGNIAFDPTEQEYSARYEATQGYSGTFSAFHKGLAQRLVEKYGLKDKTLIEIGCDKGDFLTMLCEMGENKGIGFDPAYVPDRIASPAKDRMTFIADFYGEKYQQYAADFVCCKMTLEHIPTVADFMRTVRRSIGDRSETIVFFQIPEVRRILREVAFWDVYYEHCSYFSKGSLARLFRRTGFDVMELATEYDDQYLMIEARPGTGSGPAPLPEEDDLESLRQDVAYFTSTLETTLGRWQRHLAEIRAGGRKAVIWGGGSKGVAFLTKLNIMDEIQYAVDINPLKTGTFMAGTGQEIVGPEFLRSYKPDLIIVMNPIYMAEIAAELARLGVSAELLPITA, from the coding sequence ATGACCGTGTTCTACGAGGTGCGGGGCGTCCCGGTCAACAGCGTGCTCCTCCTTCCAAGCCGGGAGGAAGCTGTCAATTTCCCGAAAGGGGACATCGTTCTCGGATTCTGCGAATCCTGCGGTTTCATCGGGAACATCGCGTTCGACCCGACGGAGCAGGAATACTCGGCACGGTATGAAGCGACACAGGGATACTCCGGCACGTTCAGCGCCTTCCACAAGGGGCTTGCGCAACGGTTGGTCGAGAAGTATGGCCTGAAAGACAAGACCCTTATCGAGATCGGTTGTGACAAGGGGGATTTTCTCACCATGCTCTGCGAAATGGGCGAGAACAAGGGGATCGGGTTCGACCCGGCGTATGTGCCGGATCGCATCGCGAGTCCGGCGAAGGACCGGATGACCTTCATCGCTGACTTCTATGGCGAGAAGTATCAGCAGTATGCAGCGGACTTTGTCTGCTGCAAAATGACCCTTGAACACATCCCGACCGTCGCCGATTTCATGAGAACGGTGCGCCGTTCGATCGGTGACAGGTCGGAGACCATCGTGTTCTTCCAGATCCCCGAAGTACGCCGCATCCTGAGGGAGGTTGCCTTCTGGGACGTGTATTACGAGCACTGCTCCTATTTCAGCAAGGGCTCCCTGGCGCGTCTCTTCCGGCGCACCGGCTTCGATGTCATGGAGCTCGCTACGGAATACGACGACCAGTATCTGATGATCGAGGCGCGCCCGGGGACCGGCTCAGGCCCTGCGCCGCTTCCGGAAGAGGATGATCTGGAATCGCTCCGGCAGGATGTTGCGTACTTCACGAGCACCCTGGAGACGACGCTCGGGCGTTGGCAGCGGCACCTCGCAGAGATCAGAGCCGGTGGAAGGAAGGCGGTCATCTGGGGAGGCGGATCGAAGGGGGTGGCATTCCTGACGAAACTCAACATCATGGATGAGATCCAGTACGCAGTGGACATCAACCCGTTGAAGACCGGTACGTTCATGGCCGGCACCGGGCAGGAGATCGTCGGGCCGGAATTCCTGCGGTCGTACAAACCGGACCTGATCATCGTGATGAACCCCATTTACATGGCCGAGATCGCCGCCGAACTTGCGCGCCTCGGGGTCAGTGCTGAACTCCTTCCCATCACGGCATGA
- a CDS encoding methyltransferase domain-containing protein — protein MNSTAATSSGVCTACGSNEIRTIVSIARVPIHCNVLYPTREAALAAPRGDIALAFCDTCGHVFNRSFDPSLMEYTQAYENSLHFSQRFQEYASALAHRLIDRYQIRGKDVVDVGCGKGDFLSMLCEYGDNRGFGFDPSYVPENMTPERAARMTIVQDFYSARYASTRADLITCRHVLEHIQHPRAFVENVRQTVGSRLETVVFFEVPNVMYTLKDLGIWDLIYEHCSYFSPPSLREVFRSCGFAVKELHELYEGQFLGIDMVAAPTSPAGQDPQTPADVRTIAGYAQKFGDEYSAKVAHWKGRLEEWTRLGKRVAAWGGGSKGVTFLNVLQPGTTVGCMVDINPRKQGMFVSGTGQPVVGPEELRRYAPDVVVIMNPVYKAEITAQLASLGLTPAIELA, from the coding sequence ATGAATTCGACGGCTGCCACTTCTTCCGGAGTATGCACCGCCTGCGGCTCGAACGAGATCCGCACGATCGTCAGTATCGCGCGGGTCCCGATCCACTGTAATGTCCTCTATCCGACACGGGAGGCGGCTCTCGCGGCCCCACGGGGGGACATTGCGTTGGCGTTCTGTGATACATGCGGCCACGTCTTCAACCGCTCGTTCGACCCGTCTCTTATGGAGTACACGCAGGCGTACGAGAACTCGCTGCATTTCTCACAACGGTTCCAGGAGTATGCCAGTGCGCTGGCCCACCGGCTGATCGACCGCTACCAGATCCGGGGCAAGGATGTCGTCGACGTCGGCTGCGGCAAGGGCGATTTTCTGTCGATGCTCTGCGAGTACGGCGACAACCGCGGCTTCGGCTTCGACCCGAGCTATGTTCCCGAAAACATGACGCCCGAGCGCGCGGCCCGCATGACGATCGTGCAGGATTTCTACTCCGCGCGGTATGCCAGCACCCGGGCCGACCTCATCACGTGCCGTCACGTCCTCGAGCACATCCAGCACCCGCGCGCCTTCGTGGAGAACGTCCGGCAGACCGTCGGGAGCAGGCTGGAAACCGTCGTGTTCTTCGAGGTCCCGAATGTGATGTATACGCTGAAGGACCTCGGTATCTGGGATCTCATCTACGAGCACTGCTCGTACTTCAGCCCGCCTTCGCTCCGTGAAGTGTTCCGTTCCTGCGGATTCGCGGTGAAGGAACTTCACGAACTCTATGAAGGGCAGTTCCTGGGCATCGATATGGTGGCCGCTCCGACGAGTCCTGCCGGTCAGGACCCGCAGACGCCCGCCGACGTGCGAACGATCGCAGGCTATGCACAGAAGTTCGGCGATGAATACAGCGCGAAGGTCGCACACTGGAAGGGACGGCTGGAGGAGTGGACGCGTCTCGGCAAGCGTGTGGCGGCGTGGGGAGGCGGCTCGAAGGGGGTGACGTTCCTGAATGTCCTGCAACCCGGCACGACGGTGGGCTGCATGGTGGACATCAATCCGCGCAAGCAAGGGATGTTCGTTTCCGGGACCGGGCAGCCGGTGGTTGGACCGGAAGAGCTGCGGCGCTATGCACCTGACGTGGTCGTCATCATGAATCCCGTGTACAAGGCGGAGATCACGGCGCAGCTCGCGTCCCTCGGCCTGACACCGGCGATCGAATTGGCCTGA
- a CDS encoding glycosyltransferase family 4 protein encodes MHITVGTQGIGYVEERVLLTAIPTGVTYVRSYDAVNVIAYLQRRLASPPTATSLTNCLHCDLGINRVDLLHLVNTISCSDTPCIVSFEHHVPRWNPRSARGMQMLTRPACRRLLALSHFAWKAQLSLLEPGSALRDALTAKLVVTHPPQRPLISSYEEKQLSEEAVTCTFVGRDFWRKGGREVVEAFQQLRSEGEPVRLHVISSLEWGDYISGSTLEDARMMEKQMRSAGDWLIHDHELPNESVLRALINSHIALLPTYDDTYGFSALEAQASGTPIITTDICVMPEVNSNETGWLISLVHDAFGQALLRTPDDRRAASRAIVEGVYNALKSSLRDPSLIRSRGQRALESIRTRHAPDAYAEQLREIYAQALHPSR; translated from the coding sequence ATGCACATCACTGTCGGAACGCAGGGCATCGGCTATGTTGAAGAACGTGTGCTCCTCACCGCCATCCCCACGGGTGTCACCTATGTCCGGTCCTATGATGCGGTCAATGTCATCGCATACCTGCAGCGACGCCTCGCGTCTCCGCCGACAGCGACCAGTCTGACCAATTGTCTGCATTGCGATCTTGGGATCAACCGGGTCGATCTCCTGCATCTTGTGAATACCATCAGCTGTTCCGATACCCCCTGTATCGTGTCGTTCGAGCACCACGTGCCACGCTGGAATCCCCGCTCGGCACGGGGGATGCAGATGCTCACACGCCCGGCGTGCCGCCGCCTGCTTGCACTGAGCCACTTTGCATGGAAGGCACAGCTCTCGCTGCTGGAACCCGGTTCCGCGCTGCGGGATGCATTGACTGCAAAACTCGTCGTCACACACCCCCCCCAGCGTCCGTTGATCTCCTCCTACGAGGAGAAGCAGCTGTCGGAGGAAGCAGTGACATGCACGTTCGTCGGGCGCGACTTCTGGCGGAAGGGTGGCAGAGAGGTGGTCGAGGCGTTTCAGCAGCTACGGTCCGAGGGTGAACCGGTCCGACTGCATGTGATCTCCTCGCTGGAGTGGGGCGATTACATTTCAGGCTCGACCCTTGAAGATGCCCGGATGATGGAGAAGCAGATGCGTTCGGCCGGAGACTGGCTCATTCATGACCACGAACTCCCCAACGAATCCGTGCTCCGTGCCCTGATCAACTCTCATATTGCGCTCCTCCCCACCTACGACGATACCTACGGATTCTCCGCGCTGGAGGCCCAGGCGAGTGGTACACCGATCATCACGACCGATATTTGTGTGATGCCCGAGGTCAATTCCAACGAGACGGGCTGGCTGATCTCCCTGGTGCACGATGCATTCGGTCAGGCACTGCTCCGGACGCCTGACGATCGGCGAGCGGCTTCCCGTGCCATCGTGGAAGGCGTGTACAACGCACTGAAGTCGTCCCTCCGCGACCCCTCCCTTATCCGGTCGCGTGGCCAGCGGGCGTTGGAAAGCATCCGGACCCGTCATGCGCCGGATGCGTACGCCGAACAGCTCCGGGAGATCTACGCCCAGGCCCTCCATCCATCCAGGTGA